In one window of Tenacibaculum mesophilum DNA:
- the rsmA gene encoding 16S rRNA (adenine(1518)-N(6)/adenine(1519)-N(6))-dimethyltransferase RsmA yields MTVRAKKHLGQHFLNDENIAKKIADTLTENGYNNVLEIGPGMGVLTKYLLEKKTKVTVMELDSESVTYLQETFPVEHIKLDTSKEKFTIIEGDFLKKDFTKIFDKQQVAIIGNFPYNISSQIVFKAIENREFVPEFSGMFQKEVAQRIAEKKGSKTYGILSVLTQAFYNAEYLFTVPPSVFNPPPKVDSGVIRLIRKENYTLPVDEKLFFRVVKTAFNQRRKMLRSSLKSFNLSDTLKEDPIFAMRPEQLSVQKFIELTQKIAQNNS; encoded by the coding sequence ATGACCGTAAGAGCTAAAAAACATTTAGGACAGCATTTTTTAAACGATGAAAACATTGCAAAAAAAATAGCTGATACTTTAACTGAAAACGGATACAATAATGTATTAGAAATTGGTCCTGGAATGGGGGTTTTAACAAAGTATTTATTAGAAAAAAAAACTAAGGTTACCGTAATGGAACTAGATTCAGAATCGGTAACCTATTTACAAGAAACATTTCCTGTTGAACATATTAAGTTAGACACTTCAAAAGAGAAGTTTACCATTATTGAAGGTGATTTTTTAAAAAAAGACTTTACCAAAATATTTGATAAGCAACAAGTAGCCATTATTGGTAACTTTCCTTATAACATTTCTTCTCAAATCGTTTTTAAAGCTATTGAAAACCGCGAATTTGTTCCTGAGTTTTCAGGAATGTTTCAAAAGGAAGTTGCTCAACGAATTGCAGAAAAAAAAGGAAGCAAAACCTACGGAATACTCTCGGTATTAACACAAGCTTTTTACAATGCTGAATACTTATTTACCGTACCTCCTTCTGTATTCAATCCACCACCAAAAGTAGATTCTGGAGTTATTAGACTTATCAGAAAAGAGAACTATACACTTCCTGTTGATGAAAAATTATTTTTTAGAGTGGTAAAAACAGCTTTCAATCAACGAAGAAAAATGTTACGTTCCAGTTTAAAATCTTTTAATCTTTCGGATACCTTAAAAGAAGACCCTATATTTGCGATGCGTCCCGAACAATTATCGGTGCAAAAATTCATTGAGTTGACACAAAAAATAGCTCAAAATAATAGTTAA
- a CDS encoding helix-turn-helix domain-containing protein, producing the protein MMLSKKEVTLKKVALCVKALREEYHITSSEFYIDTGIHLARIEQGKTNVTITTLQKICDYFNITLSDFFVMLEEI; encoded by the coding sequence ATGATGCTGTCAAAAAAAGAGGTTACTTTAAAAAAGGTAGCACTTTGTGTAAAAGCTTTAAGAGAAGAATACCACATTACTTCAAGTGAATTTTATATTGATACTGGAATACACCTAGCTAGAATAGAACAAGGAAAAACAAATGTTACTATCACCACTCTTCAAAAAATATGCGACTATTTTAATATTACTTTATCTGACTTCTTTGTAATGCTCGAAGAAATTTAG
- a CDS encoding DUF4286 family protein produces the protein MYIYNVTINIDESIHAEWLTWIESHIPEVLATGHFLSAKMTQVLVEEEMGGITYSIQYTAKTREDLDNYYKYSADKLRNDGLKKFADKMLAFRTELKIVNEFYPTVNSN, from the coding sequence ATGTACATATACAATGTAACAATAAATATAGACGAAAGTATACATGCAGAATGGTTAACATGGATTGAAAGCCATATACCTGAAGTATTAGCTACAGGACACTTTTTAAGTGCTAAAATGACACAAGTGTTGGTTGAGGAAGAAATGGGAGGTATTACCTACTCTATTCAATATACCGCGAAAACACGTGAAGATTTAGATAACTATTATAAATATAGCGCAGACAAACTACGTAATGACGGATTAAAAAAGTTTGCTGATAAAATGCTTGCTTTTCGAACTGAATTGAAAATAGTAAATGAATTTTATCCTACAGTGAATAGTAACTAG
- the serS gene encoding serine--tRNA ligase: MLQVQFIRENKQTVLDGLAKRNFANAETIIEEVLTADETRRTTQVSLDTILAESNKISKEIGGLFKSGKVEEANQLKAKTGELKEQSKQLTEELNSAAEKLNELLYQIPNIPHPSVKAGKNEEDNEEVFKEGIVPNLGENALPHWELAKKYDIIDFDLGAKITGAGFPVYKGKGARLQRALINYFLDKNTAAGYNEVQVPHLVNEASGFGTGQLPDKEGQMYHVTGDNLYLIPTAEVPVTNMFRGDLVKEADLPITVTGYTPCFRREAGSYGAHVRGLNRLHQFDKVEIVRVEHPDNSYNALNGMVEHIKDILRELKLPYRILRLCGGDTGFTSALTFDFELYSTAQERWLEISSASNFETFQANRLKLRFKNKEGKSQLVHTLNGSSLALPRVLAGILENYQTENGIKIPEVLVPYCGFDIID; encoded by the coding sequence ATGTTACAGGTTCAGTTTATTAGAGAAAACAAACAAACTGTTTTAGACGGATTAGCAAAACGTAATTTTGCTAATGCCGAAACAATTATTGAAGAAGTATTAACTGCTGATGAAACACGTAGAACTACACAAGTTTCTTTAGACACTATTTTAGCTGAATCTAACAAAATATCCAAAGAAATTGGCGGGCTTTTTAAGTCTGGTAAAGTTGAAGAAGCAAATCAACTAAAAGCAAAAACAGGTGAATTAAAAGAGCAATCTAAACAGTTAACAGAAGAATTAAATTCAGCTGCAGAGAAATTAAACGAATTATTATATCAAATCCCTAATATTCCTCACCCATCAGTAAAAGCAGGAAAGAATGAAGAAGATAATGAAGAAGTTTTTAAAGAAGGTATTGTTCCTAATTTAGGAGAAAATGCATTACCTCACTGGGAATTAGCGAAGAAATATGATATTATTGATTTTGATTTAGGTGCTAAAATTACGGGTGCAGGTTTTCCTGTTTATAAAGGAAAAGGAGCTCGTTTACAACGTGCTTTAATCAACTATTTTTTAGATAAAAATACCGCTGCTGGGTATAACGAAGTACAGGTTCCTCATTTAGTAAATGAAGCTTCTGGTTTTGGAACAGGACAATTACCTGACAAAGAAGGACAAATGTACCATGTAACTGGAGATAACTTATATTTGATTCCTACTGCTGAGGTTCCAGTAACTAATATGTTTAGAGGCGATTTAGTTAAAGAGGCTGATTTACCTATTACAGTTACAGGTTACACTCCTTGTTTTCGTCGAGAAGCAGGAAGTTATGGAGCGCATGTTCGTGGATTAAATCGTTTACATCAATTTGATAAAGTTGAGATTGTTCGTGTTGAGCACCCTGACAATTCATACAATGCTTTAAACGGAATGGTAGAACACATTAAAGATATTTTACGTGAGTTAAAATTACCATATCGTATTTTACGCTTATGTGGTGGAGATACAGGGTTTACTTCTGCCTTAACATTCGATTTTGAATTATACTCAACAGCACAAGAGCGTTGGTTAGAAATTAGTTCTGCTTCAAATTTTGAAACTTTTCAAGCAAACCGTTTAAAGTTACGCTTCAAAAATAAAGAAGGTAAAAGTCAATTAGTACATACACTAAATGGTAGTTCTTTAGCTTTACCTCGTGTATTGGCTGGTATTTTAGAAAACTACCAAACTGAAAATGGAATTAAAATTCCTGAAGTACTAGTTCCTTATTGTGGTTTTGATATAATTGATTAA
- a CDS encoding bifunctional riboflavin kinase/FAD synthetase produces MEVIHSLFDLNPSQKTIITIGTFDGVHIGHQKIIEKLVSEAKASNKKSVLLTFFPHPRMVLQKDVSIKLINTITEKAQHLEKLGLDYLIIHPFSKEFSRLTALDFVRDILVNQLNISKLIIGYDHHFGKNREGNIEQLTEYSHLYDFTVQEIPAQDIDDVSVSSTKIRKALANGHLKTANNYLGYNFSLTGKVVNGKQLGGKIGFPTANIDIPEDYKLIPKTGVYIIKSIIENTTIYGMMNIGNRPTVDGEHQTIEVHYFNFNQNLYCKELTIELLYYLRNEQKFDSVSCLISQLKKDKQNSLLFLKSYVKP; encoded by the coding sequence TTGGAAGTTATACATTCTCTTTTTGACCTTAACCCTTCTCAAAAAACAATAATCACCATCGGTACTTTTGATGGAGTGCATATTGGGCATCAAAAGATTATTGAAAAGTTAGTTAGTGAAGCAAAAGCTAGTAATAAAAAGTCGGTGTTACTAACATTTTTTCCTCACCCAAGAATGGTATTACAAAAAGATGTTTCTATTAAGTTAATCAATACTATTACCGAAAAAGCTCAACACCTAGAAAAATTAGGGTTAGATTATTTAATAATTCATCCTTTTAGTAAAGAGTTTTCAAGACTTACCGCTTTAGATTTTGTTCGTGATATTTTAGTTAATCAACTAAATATTTCTAAACTGATTATTGGTTACGATCACCATTTTGGTAAAAATAGAGAAGGTAATATTGAACAATTAACAGAGTATTCTCATTTATATGATTTTACTGTTCAAGAAATTCCCGCTCAAGATATTGATGATGTATCAGTTAGTTCTACCAAAATTAGAAAAGCTCTTGCTAACGGGCATTTAAAAACAGCTAATAATTACTTGGGATATAATTTTTCTCTTACTGGAAAAGTTGTGAATGGCAAACAACTAGGAGGAAAAATAGGTTTCCCTACCGCAAATATTGATATCCCTGAAGATTATAAATTAATTCCTAAAACAGGTGTTTATATAATAAAATCTATTATTGAAAACACTACTATTTATGGAATGATGAATATTGGTAATCGACCAACAGTTGACGGTGAACACCAAACAATTGAAGTACACTATTTCAATTTTAACCAAAATCTATATTGTAAAGAATTAACTATTGAATTACTTTACTATTTAAGAAATGAACAAAAATTTGATTCTGTTTCTTGTTTAATTTCTCAACTGAAAAAAGATAAACAGAATTCGTTACTTTTTCTAAAAAGTTACGTCAAACCCTAA
- the mgtE gene encoding magnesium transporter, whose protein sequence is MALEITKDLLENVKELIQQQKDTALSEVFSDIHYADIAEVLDELTFEEAVYIIRLLDSETTSDVLMEVDEGVREKVFEQLSAKEIAEEVNELDTDDAADVIAELPEERKQAVIQKIEDREHAKEIVELLRYDEDSAGGLMAKELVKVNENWNVLTCVKKMRLQAEEVTRVHSIYVVDDEGKLKGRLSLKDLLMASTRSKISDVYIPKVDFVHVHDDAEDVANIMRKYDLEAIPVVDELGVLVGRITIDDIVDVIKEEAEKDYQLAAGITQDVDSEDSILQLTRARLPWLFLGLIGGIGAARIMGFFEGALEDNAVLFMFTPLIAAMAGNVGVQSSAIIVQGLANDDVKGSVTNRLLKEMSLAAVNGLVLAIILFFFIWVWKGDITIASAISSSLFAVIIVAGLVGTFIPLFLDKRGIDPAIATGPFITTSNDIFGILIYFSIAKIIIGF, encoded by the coding sequence ATGGCACTAGAAATCACAAAAGACTTATTAGAAAACGTAAAAGAACTGATTCAGCAACAAAAAGACACAGCTCTTTCTGAAGTTTTTTCAGATATTCACTATGCTGATATTGCTGAAGTTTTAGATGAACTCACTTTTGAAGAAGCAGTTTACATTATACGTTTATTAGATAGCGAAACAACTTCAGATGTATTAATGGAAGTTGATGAAGGGGTTCGTGAAAAAGTTTTTGAACAACTTTCTGCCAAAGAAATTGCCGAAGAGGTTAATGAACTTGATACCGATGATGCTGCCGATGTTATTGCCGAACTTCCTGAAGAGCGAAAACAAGCTGTTATTCAAAAAATTGAAGACAGAGAGCACGCTAAAGAAATTGTAGAGCTACTTCGTTATGATGAAGACTCTGCTGGGGGTTTAATGGCAAAAGAGCTTGTAAAAGTTAATGAGAATTGGAATGTGCTTACTTGTGTTAAAAAAATGCGACTGCAGGCAGAAGAGGTTACTAGAGTTCATTCTATTTATGTAGTTGATGATGAAGGTAAGCTAAAAGGACGTTTGTCTTTGAAAGACTTGTTAATGGCATCTACTCGTTCTAAAATTTCAGATGTCTACATTCCAAAAGTAGATTTTGTTCATGTACACGACGATGCCGAAGATGTAGCTAACATCATGCGTAAATATGACCTAGAAGCTATTCCTGTTGTGGATGAATTAGGTGTTTTGGTAGGTAGAATTACTATTGATGATATTGTTGATGTAATTAAAGAAGAAGCTGAAAAAGATTATCAATTAGCCGCAGGTATTACTCAAGATGTTGACTCCGAAGATAGCATTTTACAATTAACGCGAGCTCGATTACCATGGTTATTCTTAGGTTTAATTGGAGGTATTGGAGCAGCAAGAATTATGGGTTTTTTTGAAGGTGCTTTAGAAGATAATGCTGTTCTCTTTATGTTTACACCTCTTATTGCTGCTATGGCTGGTAATGTAGGGGTACAATCTTCTGCCATTATTGTTCAAGGCTTAGCTAATGATGATGTAAAAGGAAGTGTTACTAATAGGTTATTAAAAGAAATGTCTTTAGCTGCTGTAAACGGACTTGTTTTAGCTATTATTTTGTTTTTCTTTATTTGGGTTTGGAAAGGAGACATAACAATTGCCTCTGCTATTTCATCTTCTTTATTTGCAGTAATTATTGTTGCTGGTTTAGTGGGTACTTTTATTCCTTTATTTTTAGATAAAAGAGGCATAGATCCAGCTATTGCTACAGGACCTTTTATTACAACAAGTAATGATATTTTTGGAATCTTAATCTACTTTTCAATAGCCAAAATAATTATTGGTTTTTAA
- a CDS encoding tetratricopeptide repeat protein — MKKIIILFNLLILSLFCHAQQNEFIIAENYFRNNEYEKAIQLYKRLYDQSPYNTTYLKKLITCYQETEQFIAAENLLTQKLKERPNLSYLYVILGYNSERQEKIEDANEYYQKAIESINKKANYGSLIAGLFKNYSKLDLAIEAFNKVMEINPKANYGFQLAQIYGEKGDFEQMFKSYIDLVDKNEGYLNNVKRYAGKYLTDDSEEENNILFKKALLRKSISNPKDIWNDLLSWLFIRQKQYSKALIQNKALLARNPDNLGKINDLGKIALENKDYETAKECFDLIIEKTNYPRDKFNAINNNLKIAIETKQPDVEERFNSIFKEYGINSKTLFTQIEYANYLTFTKNNPEEASIILKNALNFTNSKFIKATIKLKLGDVFVYMGKFNKGLIYFSQVQTLFKNNYIGQEARFKVAQASYFKNDFTWAKAQLKVLKGSATQLIANDAADLFLTISDNEPKDSIGTGLKEYAKADLLAYQNKNDEAIAILSNIITNYSGQPIEDEALFKQAQLFVKKKQYDKAILNYTKIIALDKKGIYVDDVYYHMAELYNNELNNLEKAKEYYQKIIFDHPSSIYLVEARKKFRKLRGDDI; from the coding sequence ATGAAGAAAATCATTATTCTATTTAATTTACTCATTTTAAGCTTATTTTGTCACGCACAACAAAATGAGTTTATTATTGCTGAAAATTATTTTAGAAATAATGAGTATGAAAAAGCCATTCAATTATACAAAAGGCTGTATGATCAAAGCCCCTATAATACAACCTATTTAAAAAAACTAATTACTTGTTATCAAGAAACAGAACAATTTATAGCTGCTGAAAATTTACTCACTCAAAAACTAAAAGAACGACCCAATTTATCTTACTTATATGTAATTCTAGGTTATAATAGTGAACGACAAGAAAAAATAGAAGATGCTAATGAATACTATCAAAAAGCAATTGAGTCCATTAATAAAAAAGCTAATTATGGTTCTTTAATAGCTGGTTTATTTAAAAATTACAGCAAGTTAGATTTAGCTATTGAAGCTTTTAATAAAGTAATGGAAATTAACCCAAAAGCTAATTATGGATTTCAATTAGCACAAATTTATGGTGAAAAAGGAGATTTTGAACAAATGTTCAAGTCGTATATTGATCTGGTTGATAAAAACGAAGGCTACCTCAACAATGTAAAACGTTATGCTGGTAAATATTTAACTGATGATAGCGAAGAGGAAAATAACATTTTGTTTAAAAAAGCGCTATTACGAAAGTCGATAAGTAACCCCAAAGATATTTGGAACGATTTACTTTCTTGGTTATTTATTAGGCAAAAGCAATACAGCAAAGCCCTTATTCAAAACAAAGCATTACTTGCAAGAAACCCTGATAATTTGGGTAAAATTAATGATTTAGGTAAAATAGCTTTAGAGAATAAAGACTATGAAACTGCAAAAGAGTGCTTTGATCTTATTATTGAGAAAACGAATTACCCAAGAGATAAGTTCAATGCCATAAACAACAACCTAAAAATAGCAATTGAGACAAAACAACCTGATGTAGAGGAGCGTTTTAATTCCATCTTCAAAGAATACGGAATTAACTCAAAAACACTTTTCACACAAATAGAGTATGCTAATTACTTAACCTTTACAAAAAACAATCCAGAAGAAGCATCTATCATTTTAAAGAATGCCTTAAACTTTACCAATTCAAAATTTATAAAAGCAACTATAAAACTTAAACTTGGTGATGTTTTTGTTTATATGGGTAAGTTTAACAAAGGGCTAATTTATTTTTCTCAAGTTCAAACACTGTTCAAAAATAATTACATAGGTCAAGAAGCCCGCTTTAAAGTAGCGCAAGCTTCCTACTTTAAAAATGATTTTACTTGGGCAAAAGCTCAACTAAAAGTTCTAAAAGGATCTGCTACACAGCTTATTGCCAATGATGCTGCCGATTTGTTCTTAACAATTTCAGATAACGAGCCTAAAGATAGCATTGGTACAGGTTTAAAAGAATATGCGAAAGCTGATTTATTAGCTTATCAAAATAAAAATGACGAAGCAATAGCTATTTTAAGTAATATAATTACTAATTACAGTGGGCAACCTATTGAAGATGAAGCCTTATTTAAACAAGCTCAATTATTTGTTAAAAAGAAACAATATGATAAGGCTATTTTAAATTACACTAAAATAATAGCCCTAGATAAAAAAGGCATTTACGTTGACGATGTATATTATCACATGGCTGAATTATATAATAACGAATTAAATAACTTAGAAAAGGCTAAAGAATACTATCAAAAGATTATTTTTGACCACCCGTCGAGTATCTACCTAGTAGAAGCTCGAAAAAAATTTAGAAAATTAAGAGGAGACGATATTTAA